In one window of Gorilla gorilla gorilla isolate KB3781 chromosome 2, NHGRI_mGorGor1-v2.1_pri, whole genome shotgun sequence DNA:
- the LOC101144663 gene encoding transcription factor BTF3-like: protein MKETIMNQKKLVKLQAQVCIGGKGTVRRRKKVVHRTATADDKKLQFSLKKLGVNNIFGIEEVHMFTNQGTVIHFNNPKVQASLGANTFTITGHAETKQLTEMLPNILNQLGVDSLNSLSRLAEALPKQSVDGKAPLATGEDDDDEVPDLVENFDEASKNEAN, encoded by the coding sequence ATGAAAGAAACAATCATGAATCAGAAAAAACTTGTCAAACTGCAGGCACAAGTGTGCATTGGTGGGAAAGGAACTGTTCGTAGAAGGAAGAAGGTGGTTCATAGAACAGCCACAGCAGATGATAAAAAACTTCAGTTCTCCTTAAAGAAGTTAGGGGTAAACAATATCTTTGGTATTGAAGAGGTGCATATGTTTACAAACCAAGGAACAGTGATCCACTTTAACAACCCTAAAGTTCAGGCATCTCTGGGAGCAAACACTTTCACCATTACAGGCCATGCCGAGACAAAGCAGCTGACAGAAATGCTACCCAACATCTTAAACCAGCTTGGTGTAGACAGTCTGAACAGTTTAAGCAGACTGGCTGAAGCTTTGCCCAAACAATCCGTGGATGGAAAAGCACCACTTGCTACTggggaggatgatgatgatgaagttcCTGATCTTGTGGAGAATTTTGATGAGGCTTCCAAGAATGAGGCAAACTGA